A region of the Myxococcus stipitatus DSM 14675 genome:
TCACGCCTGGGGGGGCACCAGCACCAGCCGGCCCGCCACCTCGCGGTTCTCCAGCCGGAAGTGCGCCCGCGCCGCCTCCGCCAGCGGAACCTTGTCCGTGACGAACTGGCGCACGCCGCCGGTGGCCGTCAGCCGCAGCGCCTCGTCCAGCTCCGCCTGGTTCGTGGCGTACGCGCCGATGATCTCCAGCTCCTTGACGATGACGAGCCCCGGGTTGACCTGGACGATTCCCGACTCCAGGTTGCCGACGACGACGAGCCGGCCGCCCGGCGTCAGCGACTTCAGCGTCTGGTCGAACGTGGCGCTGCCGACGATCTCCACCGCCAGGTCCACGCCCTGGCCCTTCGTGCGCTTGCGCACCTCCGACGCGAAGTCCAGGCCTCGCGAGAGGATGACCTCGTCCGCGCCCGCCTCGCGCAGGGGCTGCACCTTGGCCTCGCCGGACGTCACCGCGATGACGCGCGCGCCATCCAGCTTCGCGAGCTGCACCGCGGACATGCCCACGCCACCGCTGGCGCCGGTGATGAGCACCGTCTCGCCCGCGCGCACCTTGCCTCGCGTGCGCAGCGTGTGCACCGCCGTGCCCGTGGTGCAGCAGACCGTGGCCGCCTCTTCCCAGGGCAGCGACGCGGGCACCCGGCCCAGGCCCGCCACCGGGGCCACCATGAACTGCGAGTAGCCTCCGGGCAGCTCCTCACCGAAGAAGCGGTTGTCCGTCTTGCACAGGCTGTTGCGCCCGCTGCGGCACAGCGCGCAGGTTCCGCAGGACAGCCGTTGGAGCGTCGCCGCGCGGTCGCCCGTCCTCCATCCCGGCGTGTCCGGACCCACCGCGACGACCTCGCCCGCGGCCTCGTGGCCCAGGATGGCCGGCACGCTGGTGCGCGGCAGGTTGCCCCGGCGGTTGATGACGTCGTGGTAGCAGACGCCACACGCATGCACCCGCAACAGGACTTCACCCTTGCCCGGCGTGGGGACCGGGACGTCTTCCATCTTCAGGTTGCCCGCTTCACCGAAACTGCGCAGAACGACGGCCTTCATCTCCGTACCTCCGAGAGAATTCTCACGACAATGTCTGGGATTGAGGGGTCAGCGGCCGACGAGCTGGTCTCGGTAGCCACGGGGGTCCAACGAGCGGATGGCCGCGACGGTGCGCGCGTCCGGGAGCGGAGTGATTGCCAGCGACTCATCCACCTCGAACTCGAAGCCGGTGCGCTCGGCGATGTCGTCGGCCGTGGCCCAGGGGTGACGGGCCCTCAGCCGCGCGCCGGAGGCACCGAGCTCGAAGACACCCAGGTCCGAGATGAGGCGCACCGTGCGGCGAGGGTCCTGTGTCGTGGCCACCTGGACTTCCGGCACCAGGTTGCGGCGCGACTGCCGAGGCACCAGGAGCACCGGCCGGTGGACCCACTGGCGCAGCGTCGCCGCGCCCGCGACTCCCGGGAACTTCGTTCGAGGCTGCTCCAGGCTCCCGCTCGCCGTCATGTTGGTGCGGCCCAGGGCATCGACCTCGGCGGCGCCGAAGAAGACGGTGTCCACCCGGCCACGCCGCGCGTGGTCGAAGAGGTCGGGGATGGTGATCTCCGCCGAGCGTCCCTCCAGGTAGCCCAGGTCCTCGGAGGAGGGGAGGAGCGACGGGATGTCCGGGTCCAACGAGCCGACACAGGCCAGGTACGTCAGGTCCGGCGCGTGGGTGGCCCGCGCGACGGCGATGGCGAGGATGGCCAGCGGCGAGGCGACGCCCGTGGCCACCACCGCGCCGTCGTCAATCTGCCGCGCGAGCAAGGAGACGACGGTCTCCGCGGGGGTGATGTCGACGGTGGCGCTCATGCCGCCCTCCGGGGACGCAGCGAGTGGAGGAACTCCGCTTCCTGGCCCGCCTCCGCGAGCGACAGGTAGCGCGCCAGCATGGCGTCATCGTGGGGATACAGCCCGACGCAGCCCGTGGGCAGCGCGCCTCGCGGGGACAGGATGATGCGGTCCACCTGGAAGCCCGGGATGGTGACGCGAGGCAGGCGCGACACGCGCTCCTCCACCGTGGCGATCACCCGCCGCGCGGCGCCCGCGACGAGCAGGTCCGTGGTCGGGTCCTCCATGAAGAGGTTGCCGCGCTCGTCCGCCGCCCGCGCGTGAATCAACGCGACGTCCGGGAAGTAGGCCGGCTCCACCGGGACGCTCTCACCCGTGAACGGGTCCACCACGGTGCGAGGGGGCTCCGCGCGCGCCAGCCCCGACACGTCCGCGTCGGGCGCGGGGATGAAGGGCAGGCCCATGGAGGCGGCGCGCAGGCGCTGGACGACGCGGTAGCCGTCGTGCTCGCGCCAGGACAGCGTGTTCTGCTCGATGGCCCGCTTGATACAGGGCATGGGCCGCACACGGCCTTCCAGGCTCAGCGCGCCGAAGGCGATATCCAGGTGGGCCAGGCAGCCCCCCGCGACGAGGAACTCCGCGGGCAGCGGGTTGGGCAGCGAGATGAGCCGCAGCCCCCGGCGCTCCTGCGCGATGAGCTCCATCACCAGCGCCATGGGCGCTCGGCCAAGCATGAAGCCGCCCGTGGCGAGCGAGGCTCCGTCGGGAATCGACGCGACGGCTTCTTCCAACGAACACCAGCGCGCGGTCTTCACGGCTCCTCCGTCCCCGAGCCCGAGGCGGCGGTCCGAGGCACCACGCGCAACGCGGAGACACCCGGCTGACCGTCGACGGCGGCGGCGACGATGGGCGGGAAGAGGAGGTCCACCATCCCGTCGGCGATCTGCTCATCCGTCAGCCGACCGTCGGGCTTGAACCACTTGTAGACCCACAACACCATGCCCAGGAACGAGAACGCCCCGATGGTCGGGTCCACCGGACGGATGCGCCCCTGCTGCGCGGCCTGCGAGAAGGCCTCCTCCAGGAAGCCCACGTAGCGCTTCTTGCGGTTGTCGATGAACGCGCGCGCCTCACCCGTGAGCGTGGCGTGCTCGTGGAGGATGATGATGACCTCCTTGCTCCACCCCCGCGTCACCAGCAGGATGTTGTGGCGCATGCACGCGCGCAGGCGGTCCACCGGGTCCGCGATGTCCTGAACGCGCGAGAGGACCTGCTCCTCGAACAGGTCCATCCCGTAGTTCATGATGGCGAAGAGCAGCTGCTCCTTGTTCTGGATGTGGTGGTAGAGCCCCGCCTTCGTCATCCGGCACGCGGCGGCGATCTCCTGCATCGAAGTGCCTTCGTAGCCGCGCTCGCAGATGAGCCGCGCCGCCGTCTCCAGAATCGCGCGGTAGCGCTCACCCTCATCTGGCTTCCGTCCGCCTTGCGTCACGTGTGCCTCGTCTCGAAGGACTGTAAATTTTTCAAACCCACGACCTACCGACCGGTAGGTAGCATGGCCCGACGCGAGGTGTCAATGCGCGACGGGATGCCCTGGGCTCCAGAAGTCCCGCGAAGTTGCTGGAGTTTCAGGGGGTTGGGGGTTCGCGAGCGCTTGGGCGCCGAAGGGGGGCGGGGCGGAGGGGGAGGACAGCGACCAGCCGGGCCGCGTCGCCGAGGCCGTGCGTACCCTTGGAGCGGTCAGGTCCCAGGGGGCCGTGGCAGCGCGGACCGTGGGGCGAGGGGGGGACGGACATGGCTCCGCGGCGGCAGGCCGACATCGTCGTGGTCGGTGGAATCAGCACGGACTTCCGGGTCCAGGGGGCTCGGCTCCCGAGGCCTGGTGAGCGCGTGGAGGGGTACTCGTTCCAGGAGCAGCTGGGCGGGAAGGGGGCTCACGGCGCCGTGGCGGTGGCGCGGCTGGGGGCTCGCTCGACGCTGGTGGGGCGCGTGGGGATGGATGTTCGCGGCATGGCGCTCCTGGAGCAGCTCGAGGAGGAGGGCGTGGAGACGCGCGCCGTCGCGCGGGACCCCGCCGAGAGCACCGGTGTGTTGATGGAGATGGTGGATGAGGCGGGCCGGGCGCAGTGCCTGTCCGTGGCGGGGGCCAATCGGCGCCTGTGCGTGCGGGACGTGCTCGCCGCCGAGGAGCGCATCACTCGCGCGGATGTGCTCCTCGCGCAGCTGGGTGTCCCCCTGGACGCGGTCGTCGCCGCTGTCCACATCGCACGCGCCGCGGGCTCGCACATCGTCCTGGCTCCCAGGTCCGCCACCTCGCTCCCGGAGGAGTTGCTGGAGGCGGTCCATGTCGTGTGCCTGGGAGGCGCGGAGGCCGCGGTGCTGACGGGGCTGGACGTGGGGGACCTCGACTCCGCTCGGCAGGCCGCGGAGAACCTGGTGCGCCGAGGTGCCGGGGCCGCCGTCATCGCGGCTCCGCAAGGGCACCTGCTCCTGGGAAAGGAGGGAGAGCTGTGGCTTCAGAACCTGCCCGTGGATTGGGTGGACACGGCCGGTGCTCGCGAGGCCTTCGCCGCGGCGGTGTCCGTGGCCTTGGGAGAGAAGCGCTCACTCGCGGATGCGGTGCGCTTCGCTCACGCGACGTCGGCGCTGACCGCGATGCGGCTCGGCGCGATGTCGGGACTTCCGGACCGCGATGACGTGGAGGCCTTCGTGGCCCGGCTGGAGGGGCAGGCCTTGTTGTCGCCTCACGCGTCGTGGTGAGGCGCGGAGGCCCTCAGTCGCGCGGGCTCCTCGCGTGATGCTCCGCCTTCGCGCGCGCCAGTGCCGCGTGCGCGCGGGTGAGCATCTCCCGAGGGTCCTCTTCTCCCTCCACGACCACCGACGCGCTGTGGACCCGAAGCGCGGGGGGCAGCTCGGCGTGGAGTCGCTCTCGCGTGGCCTCGGTCGCGGCGGCGTCGTGGCCCGGCAGCGCGAGGAGCAGCGTGCCTCCTTCCCACCGCACCGCGAGCCCTCCCGAGGGAGGACCGAGTGACTCCAGCTCGCGGGCCACGTCTCGCAGCGCGGTGTCTCCCGCGTCGAAGCCGTGCCGCAGGTTGAGGGGGCCCAGGTCCACCAGGTCCACCAGCAACACGCCGCAGGCCACGCCGTCCCTTCGGCAACGGGCAATCTCTCGCAGCAGGTGTTCTTCCCCC
Encoded here:
- a CDS encoding alcohol dehydrogenase catalytic domain-containing protein is translated as MKAVVLRSFGEAGNLKMEDVPVPTPGKGEVLLRVHACGVCYHDVINRRGNLPRTSVPAILGHEAAGEVVAVGPDTPGWRTGDRAATLQRLSCGTCALCRSGRNSLCKTDNRFFGEELPGGYSQFMVAPVAGLGRVPASLPWEEAATVCCTTGTAVHTLRTRGKVRAGETVLITGASGGVGMSAVQLAKLDGARVIAVTSGEAKVQPLREAGADEVILSRGLDFASEVRKRTKGQGVDLAVEIVGSATFDQTLKSLTPGGRLVVVGNLESGIVQVNPGLVIVKELEIIGAYATNQAELDEALRLTATGGVRQFVTDKVPLAEAARAHFRLENREVAGRLVLVPPQA
- a CDS encoding CoA-transferase subunit beta translates to MSATVDITPAETVVSLLARQIDDGAVVATGVASPLAILAIAVARATHAPDLTYLACVGSLDPDIPSLLPSSEDLGYLEGRSAEITIPDLFDHARRGRVDTVFFGAAEVDALGRTNMTASGSLEQPRTKFPGVAGAATLRQWVHRPVLLVPRQSRRNLVPEVQVATTQDPRRTVRLISDLGVFELGASGARLRARHPWATADDIAERTGFEFEVDESLAITPLPDARTVAAIRSLDPRGYRDQLVGR
- a CDS encoding CoA transferase subunit A: MKTARWCSLEEAVASIPDGASLATGGFMLGRAPMALVMELIAQERRGLRLISLPNPLPAEFLVAGGCLAHLDIAFGALSLEGRVRPMPCIKRAIEQNTLSWREHDGYRVVQRLRAASMGLPFIPAPDADVSGLARAEPPRTVVDPFTGESVPVEPAYFPDVALIHARAADERGNLFMEDPTTDLLVAGAARRVIATVEERVSRLPRVTIPGFQVDRIILSPRGALPTGCVGLYPHDDAMLARYLSLAEAGQEAEFLHSLRPRRAA
- a CDS encoding TetR/AcrR family transcriptional regulator, which produces MTQGGRKPDEGERYRAILETAARLICERGYEGTSMQEIAAACRMTKAGLYHHIQNKEQLLFAIMNYGMDLFEEQVLSRVQDIADPVDRLRACMRHNILLVTRGWSKEVIIILHEHATLTGEARAFIDNRKKRYVGFLEEAFSQAAQQGRIRPVDPTIGAFSFLGMVLWVYKWFKPDGRLTDEQIADGMVDLLFPPIVAAAVDGQPGVSALRVVPRTAASGSGTEEP
- a CDS encoding PfkB family carbohydrate kinase; the encoded protein is MAPRRQADIVVVGGISTDFRVQGARLPRPGERVEGYSFQEQLGGKGAHGAVAVARLGARSTLVGRVGMDVRGMALLEQLEEEGVETRAVARDPAESTGVLMEMVDEAGRAQCLSVAGANRRLCVRDVLAAEERITRADVLLAQLGVPLDAVVAAVHIARAAGSHIVLAPRSATSLPEELLEAVHVVCLGGAEAAVLTGLDVGDLDSARQAAENLVRRGAGAAVIAAPQGHLLLGKEGELWLQNLPVDWVDTAGAREAFAAAVSVALGEKRSLADAVRFAHATSALTAMRLGAMSGLPDRDDVEAFVARLEGQALLSPHASW